A window from Drosophila yakuba strain Tai18E2 chromosome 3L, Prin_Dyak_Tai18E2_2.1, whole genome shotgun sequence encodes these proteins:
- the LOC6532369 gene encoding uncharacterized protein LOC6532369 isoform X1, with translation MRLGRYVFLLCSIEFLLCTAKLSLHSHYSNDGKTSRNQKFYVNGPSCKMPEMNPFSVDIMKFFKRKHFGKCSTDKDLVVSEFDTDLRQYRIKVDENLAEQLLKKFDNATLKCTYQVIGRKKKSSFPDKDFSLSNAEHLSQSFLVPKTIDFIFTECHAVREKTELKLLQKDAFLFVQNRLKHRQKDPPSDVESKPNVIILGIDSTSRMNLRRSMPKVHKFLQKPGWFEMQGYNEVGKNTLPNLLALLTGNAEKKAQLNGQFRRSGFIDKLKYIWQLFKQNGYMTAFGEDCGKINTFNNHNSGFEKQPVDYYLRNFIVALETIFKTRRQFGNVFCLGRKLSFKYLFDFAKQFMQRFQNAAPVFGIFWSNSFTHGDFLGATALDQVFLEYLLLYDKLGFFDRSIVMVLSDHGYRYGVTRQRSKSGYLEERLPIMFIHVPPWFRKRYPQHVENLKINQNRLSSSFDLHLTLHHLLQLNATSMADFSPKLQSSQCKSCQSLFFQLPYDRNCFQAGIGEKWCSCEPTETETNQVLIRKVAREVVRHMNEHLRSRNLTKLCNNYTLKKVLYMDSKLAPNDDSLENDQLHTYIVTFDTNPTSAHFEATVQWNTEKETLTMNVDELSRLESYEKYSKCTRDPIVKKYCICKSFK, from the exons ATGAGGCTAGGAAGATATGTTTTCTTACTGTGTAGTATTGAGTTTTTGTTATGCACAGCCAAATTGAGCCTGCATTCCCACTATTCGAATGATGGGAAAACTTCGCGAAACCAAAAGTTTTACGTAAACGGTCCGTCGTGCAAGATGCCCGAAATGAATCCCTTTTCCGTTGACATTATGAAGTTCTTTAAACGAAAGCATTTCGGAAAGTGTAGCACTGATAAAGATTTGGTAGTAAGTGAATTCGACACGGACCTACGACAATACAGGATCAAAGTTGATGAGAATTTAGCTGAACAGCTTTTAAAAAAGTTCGATAACGCCACACTCAAGTGCACATATCAGGTGATAGGCCGCAAGAAAAAATCCTCGTTTCCGGATAAAGATTTTAG TCTTTCCAATGCTGAACACTTAAGTCAATCGTTTTTGGTACCAAAGACAATAGACTTTATCTTTACGGAATGCCATGCCGTACGTGAAAAAACTGAATTGAAGCTTCTTCAGAAGGACGCCTTTCTGTTTGTGCAGAATCGCCTGAAGCACAGGCAGAAGGATCCTCCTTCAGATGTGGAGTCCAAGCCGAATGTGATCATCCTGGGCATTGACTCCACATCGCGCATGAACCTAAGACGCTCTATGCCCAAGGTGCATAAATTCCTGCAAAAACCAGGATGGTTTGAAATGCAGGGATACAATGAGGTCGGTAAAAATACCCTGCCCAATCTGTTGGCCTTACTCACTGGAAATGCCGAGAAAAAAGCACAATTAAATGGTCAATTTAGGCGCAGCGGATTTATTGACAAATTAAAGTACATTTGGCAGCTGTTTAAGCAGAATGGCTACATGACAGCTTTCGGAGAGGACTGCGGTAAGATCAACACATTTAACAACCACAATTCGGGTTTCGAGAAGCAGCCAGTGGATTACTATCTTAGAAACTTTATTGTGGCCTTGGAAACTATTTTTAAGACCAGGCGCCAATTTGGAAATGTCTTCTGCCTTGGACGAAAGTTAAGTTTCAAATACCTATTTGACTTTGCCAAGCAGTTCATGCAACGCTTTCAGAATGCAGCACCCGTTTTTGGGATCTTTTGGAGCAATAGTTTCACCCACGGGGATTTCCTGGGAGCCACTGCCTTGGATCAGGTGTTCTTGGAATACCTTTTGCTATACGACAAACTTGGCTTTTTCGATCGATCAATAGTAATGGTGCTGAGTGATCATGGCTACAGATACGGTGTGACTCGACAGCGTTCAAAATCGGGATATCTGGAAGAACGTCTTCCTATAATGTTCATACATGTGCCGCCCTGGTTCAGAAAGAGATATCCCCAGCATGTGGAAAACCTGAAGATCAACCAGAATCGGCTGTCCTCAAGCTTTGATCTTCACCTGACCCTGCACCATCTGCTCCAGCTAAATGCCACCTCTATGGCGGATTTCAGTCCCAAGCTTCAGTCATCACAGTGTAAAAGCTGCCAATCCCTGTTCTTCCAACTTCCGTATGACAGGAACTGTTTTCAAGCGGGAATCGGTGAAAAGTGGTGTTCCTGTGAACCCACTGAAACGGAGACCAACCAGGTTCTCATTAGAAAAGTGGCTCGGGAGGTGGTGCGGCATATGAACGAGCATTTGCGAAGTCGAAATCTTACTAAGCTTTGCAATAATTATACTTTGAAGAAGGTCCTTTACATGGATAGCAAACTCGCACCTAACGATGACTCTCTTGAGAACGATCAGCTGCACACCTACATAGTCACATTCGACACGAATCCGACTTCGGCGCATTTCGAGGCCACTGTACAGTGGAACACGGAAAAGGAAACCTTGACCATGAATGTGGACGAGCTGAGTCGCTTGGAGTCCTACGAGAAGTACAGCAAGTGCACAAGAGATCCAATAGTCAAGAAGTATTGTATATGCAagtcatttaaataa
- the LOC6532369 gene encoding uncharacterized protein LOC6532369 isoform X2 yields the protein MRLGRYVFLLCSIEFLLCTAKLSLHSHYSNDGKTSRNQKFYVNGPSCKMPEMNPFSVDIMKFFKRKHFGKCSTDKDLVVSEFDTDLRQYRIKVDENLAEQLLKKFDNATLKCTYQVIGRKKKSSFPDKDFSQSFLVPKTIDFIFTECHAVREKTELKLLQKDAFLFVQNRLKHRQKDPPSDVESKPNVIILGIDSTSRMNLRRSMPKVHKFLQKPGWFEMQGYNEVGKNTLPNLLALLTGNAEKKAQLNGQFRRSGFIDKLKYIWQLFKQNGYMTAFGEDCGKINTFNNHNSGFEKQPVDYYLRNFIVALETIFKTRRQFGNVFCLGRKLSFKYLFDFAKQFMQRFQNAAPVFGIFWSNSFTHGDFLGATALDQVFLEYLLLYDKLGFFDRSIVMVLSDHGYRYGVTRQRSKSGYLEERLPIMFIHVPPWFRKRYPQHVENLKINQNRLSSSFDLHLTLHHLLQLNATSMADFSPKLQSSQCKSCQSLFFQLPYDRNCFQAGIGEKWCSCEPTETETNQVLIRKVAREVVRHMNEHLRSRNLTKLCNNYTLKKVLYMDSKLAPNDDSLENDQLHTYIVTFDTNPTSAHFEATVQWNTEKETLTMNVDELSRLESYEKYSKCTRDPIVKKYCICKSFK from the exons ATGAGGCTAGGAAGATATGTTTTCTTACTGTGTAGTATTGAGTTTTTGTTATGCACAGCCAAATTGAGCCTGCATTCCCACTATTCGAATGATGGGAAAACTTCGCGAAACCAAAAGTTTTACGTAAACGGTCCGTCGTGCAAGATGCCCGAAATGAATCCCTTTTCCGTTGACATTATGAAGTTCTTTAAACGAAAGCATTTCGGAAAGTGTAGCACTGATAAAGATTTGGTAGTAAGTGAATTCGACACGGACCTACGACAATACAGGATCAAAGTTGATGAGAATTTAGCTGAACAGCTTTTAAAAAAGTTCGATAACGCCACACTCAAGTGCACATATCAGGTGATAGGCCGCAAGAAAAAATCCTCGTTTCCGGATAAAGATTTTAG TCAATCGTTTTTGGTACCAAAGACAATAGACTTTATCTTTACGGAATGCCATGCCGTACGTGAAAAAACTGAATTGAAGCTTCTTCAGAAGGACGCCTTTCTGTTTGTGCAGAATCGCCTGAAGCACAGGCAGAAGGATCCTCCTTCAGATGTGGAGTCCAAGCCGAATGTGATCATCCTGGGCATTGACTCCACATCGCGCATGAACCTAAGACGCTCTATGCCCAAGGTGCATAAATTCCTGCAAAAACCAGGATGGTTTGAAATGCAGGGATACAATGAGGTCGGTAAAAATACCCTGCCCAATCTGTTGGCCTTACTCACTGGAAATGCCGAGAAAAAAGCACAATTAAATGGTCAATTTAGGCGCAGCGGATTTATTGACAAATTAAAGTACATTTGGCAGCTGTTTAAGCAGAATGGCTACATGACAGCTTTCGGAGAGGACTGCGGTAAGATCAACACATTTAACAACCACAATTCGGGTTTCGAGAAGCAGCCAGTGGATTACTATCTTAGAAACTTTATTGTGGCCTTGGAAACTATTTTTAAGACCAGGCGCCAATTTGGAAATGTCTTCTGCCTTGGACGAAAGTTAAGTTTCAAATACCTATTTGACTTTGCCAAGCAGTTCATGCAACGCTTTCAGAATGCAGCACCCGTTTTTGGGATCTTTTGGAGCAATAGTTTCACCCACGGGGATTTCCTGGGAGCCACTGCCTTGGATCAGGTGTTCTTGGAATACCTTTTGCTATACGACAAACTTGGCTTTTTCGATCGATCAATAGTAATGGTGCTGAGTGATCATGGCTACAGATACGGTGTGACTCGACAGCGTTCAAAATCGGGATATCTGGAAGAACGTCTTCCTATAATGTTCATACATGTGCCGCCCTGGTTCAGAAAGAGATATCCCCAGCATGTGGAAAACCTGAAGATCAACCAGAATCGGCTGTCCTCAAGCTTTGATCTTCACCTGACCCTGCACCATCTGCTCCAGCTAAATGCCACCTCTATGGCGGATTTCAGTCCCAAGCTTCAGTCATCACAGTGTAAAAGCTGCCAATCCCTGTTCTTCCAACTTCCGTATGACAGGAACTGTTTTCAAGCGGGAATCGGTGAAAAGTGGTGTTCCTGTGAACCCACTGAAACGGAGACCAACCAGGTTCTCATTAGAAAAGTGGCTCGGGAGGTGGTGCGGCATATGAACGAGCATTTGCGAAGTCGAAATCTTACTAAGCTTTGCAATAATTATACTTTGAAGAAGGTCCTTTACATGGATAGCAAACTCGCACCTAACGATGACTCTCTTGAGAACGATCAGCTGCACACCTACATAGTCACATTCGACACGAATCCGACTTCGGCGCATTTCGAGGCCACTGTACAGTGGAACACGGAAAAGGAAACCTTGACCATGAATGTGGACGAGCTGAGTCGCTTGGAGTCCTACGAGAAGTACAGCAAGTGCACAAGAGATCCAATAGTCAAGAAGTATTGTATATGCAagtcatttaaataa
- the LOC6532370 gene encoding alpha-(1,3)-fucosyltransferase C codes for MPIDKLRPMPVDKILSFRRNPDPLQQQRQQTDEMEDIPKFLPTRLLMDDDASRRKEDNDDMEDAVRLPPPRRSPVSMRNLQRELYSPRQCMNALKVMVGVLTICLLFTTIPLYRRQTKQEKDTLKMILLWNEPSQVDTPAHLECGCLVTTSRSYNDRAFDAVVISADHPYSLDGLTGIKRTPKFYVVYAAKKPMTSSQNPVTDLTLPPFNLTMTYRLDSQLIWTDYYFSHTNLARRLKWFRAPSKSFADDMPASTKLRLDSELRKKSRLAVYLVYEVNEETLPESLYLEELRKYADLDAHDSCLGTDDCSHYHFMLIFEPTACPDYVPPQMSMAMDKLLVPVLIGGGNLTNLVPSHSYISSQDFATPKDLISQLKHLANSPKEYRRYFWWHSIYKLRHASQPYCALCSLVQKAPGAPEIRQRSYSTGGFINWWTEYQCPNRSTTFL; via the exons ATGCCGATAGACAAGCTCCGTCCAATGCCGGTGGATAAGATCCTGAGCTTCCGGAGGAATCCCGATCCgctgcagcaacagcgacAGCAAACCGATGAAATGGAGGACATACCGAAGTTTCTGCCAACCCGACTCCTCATGGACGACGATGCCAGTCGCAGGAAGGAGGATAACGATGACATGGAGGATGCAGTTAGGCTGCCTCCTCCACGGAGATCTCCAGTCTCGATGCGGAATCTCCAGCGGGAGCTGTACTCGCCACGTCAATGTATGAATGCGCTTAAAGTCATGGTGGGTGTGCTAACCATTTGCCTGCTGTTCACCACCATTCCACTGTATCGCCGTCAAACTAAGCAAGAGAAGGATACTCTTAAGATGATCCTCTTGTGGAATGAGCCAAGCCAAGTGGATACACCTGCGCACTTGGAGTGTGGCTGCCTGGTCACCACCAGCAGGAGTTACAATGACAGAGCATTTGATGCAGTTGTCATCAGTGCTGACCATCCCTACTCCTTGGATGGTTTGACTGGAATCAAGCGCACTCCCAAGTTCTATGTAGTTTATGCCGCCAAGAAGCCGATGACTTCGTCGCAGAATCCAGTGACTGACCTCACGTTGCCCCCCTTTAATTTGACCATGACCTATCGCCTGGATTCCCAGCTAATCTGGACGGATTACTACTTCTCCCACACGAATCTGGCCAGGAGGCTCAAGTGGTTCCGGGCGCCCAGCAAGAGTTTCGCAGATGACATGCCAGCCTCCACAAAACTCCGTCTGGATAGCGAACTTAGGAAAAAGTCACGACTTGCTGTGTACTTGGTTTACGAGGTGAATGAGGAAACCCTTCCCGAGAGCCTCTATTTGGAGGAGCTGCGCAAGTACGCCGACCTCGACGCCCATGACAGCTGCCTGGGCACCGATGA CTGTAGTCACTACCACTTCATGCTGATCTTCGAGCCGACCGCCTGTCCGGACTACGTGCCACCGCAAATGTCCATGGCCATGGACAAACTCTTGGTGCCCGTACTGATCGGAGGGGGAAACCTTACAAATCTGGTGCCAAGTCACTCGTACATCAGCAGCCAGGACTTCGCCACGCCCAAGGACTTGATCTCTCAACTCAAGCACTTGGCAAATAGTCCAAAGGAGTACAGGCGCTACTTCTGGTGGCACTCCATCTACAAGCTGCGCCACGCCTCGCAACCCTACTGCGCCCTCTGCTCCCTCGTGCAAAAGGCTCCAGGGGCACCCGAGATCCGTCAGAGATCCTACAGCACGGGGGGGTTCATCAACTGGTGGACCGAATACCAGTGCCCCAATCGATCCACCACCTTCCTCTGA
- the LOC6532372 gene encoding uncharacterized protein LOC6532372 encodes MDNYERARKLQEEAGVPPGGIQRCCCNCRRKLDPYQLFDDNVEDIAKSLAQIMLICGISTTKSCAARSIIKRAFVYHERLRTTCPPNPAPGSRLNREDLLQALRLKCEMEPVEAMLTYAIIKRAFKAFYHGKPLVTISNPIVDAMTVHTQRAAWMHAAHKTSRIFDNYKAAFFWAHKHYERQISLVYSSLYQRMTTRSDPLLVPGCPCKGCSKQEVPGHPKAGQRQMMKLKLSEGADLPEPCLLCGLQVPQMDKEVKMKKPPRPIINHEVNLPRCQQCNSPFLICECNIDQLTGEQFGECGQDSYKVKWYRLQEPVPISQPVSRPLGEEEQETSFDEAMEPPEDWDNHHCPIDCKHDSCSESSNVCHSTSSSGSSGSDFATCSDGGDKEEDVVAKLEDYLNKLWAEEVAQKRNPSYVPRTIMPPGPKCLKCND; translated from the coding sequence ATGGACAATTATGAGAGGGCCAGGAAACTGCAGGAGGAGGCGGGAGTTCCTCCCGGAGGAATCCAGCggtgctgctgcaactgcaggAGGAAGCTGGATCCCTACCAGCTGTTTGACGACAATGTGGAGGACATTGCCAAGAGTCTGGCGCAGATAATGCTGATCTGCGGCATCAGCACCACAAAATCCTGTGCCGCCAGGTCGATAATCAAGAGGGCTTTCGTTTACCATGAACGACTGCGCACCACCTGTCCACCAAATCCCGCGCCTGGGAGTCGTCTGAATCGGGAGGACTTGCTGCAGGCTCTGCGACTGAAGTGCGAAATGGAACCGGTGGAGGCGATGCTCACCTATGCCATCATCAAGCGCGCCTTCAAGGCCTTCTACCACGGCAAGCCCCTGGTGACCATCAGCAATCCCATAGTGGATGCGATGACGGTGCACACCCAGCGTGCTGCTTGGATGCATGCCGCCCACAAGACCTCCAGGATCTTCGACAACTACAAGGCGGCCTTCTTCTGGGCGCACAAACACTACGAGAGGCAGATCAGTCTGGTTTACTCATCGCTGTATCAGCGGATGACTACCAGATCGGACCCCCTCCTGGTGCCCGGCTGTCCCTGCAAGGGCTGCTCCAAGCAGGAGGTTCCCGGACATCCCAAGGCCGGCCAGCGTCAGATGATGAAGCTCAAGCTGTCGGAGGGTGCAGATCTACCAGAACCCTGCCTCCTCTGTGGCTTGCAAGTGCCGCAAATGGATAAGGAGGTCAAGATGAAGAAGCCACCGCGTCCGATCATCAACCATGAGGTCAATCTGCCCAGATGCCAGCAGTGCAATTCTCCCTTCCTCATCTGCGAGTGCAACATCGATCAGCTGACCGGCGAGCAGTTCGGCGAATGTGGCCAGGACTCCTACAAGGTGAAGTGGTATCGTCTGCAGGAACCAGTGCCCATATCCCAACCCGTTTCCCGGCCGCTTGGCGAGGAGGAGCAAGAAACTAGCTTTGATGAGGCCATGGAACCTCCGGAGGACTGGGACAATCATCATTGTCCCATCGACTGCAAGCACGACTCCTGCAGCGAGTCCTCGAATGTTTGCCATAGCACCTCCTCCTCTGGATCTTCGGGCAGTGACTTTGCCACCTGCTCCGATGGCGGAGACAAAGAGGAGGATGTTGTGGCCAAGCTGGAGGATTACCTCAACAAACTGTGGGCCGAGGAGGTGGCGCAGAAGAGGAACCCCTCGTATGTGCCGAGAACGATCATGCCTCCTGGTCCGAAGTGTCTGAAGTGCAACGACTAG